Below is a genomic region from Billgrantia tianxiuensis.
GCAGGGTGAAGACATCGGCCTCGCGCGGATCGATCTCGATGGCATAGTCGCGGTGGCGGGAGTTGGAAAGGCCAAAGCGGGCGTCGAGCCGGTCGATCAGGTCGCTCATCTGGTCGAGGCTGAGAAAGCTCGGCGTACCCCCTCCCCAGTGCAGTTGGGCCACTTCGCGGCGTGTATCCAGGTGTGGCCTGATCAGCACCATTTCACGGTCCAGGCGCGAGATATAGGGCTCCACCACCTTGGCGTTCTTGGTGGCGATCTTGTTGCAGGCGCAGTAATGGCACGCCTTGCGACAGAAGGGGATGTGCACGTAGAGCGACAGCGGCCTGCCATCCGCGTTACTGCGGGCCAGGGCCGCCTGGTAGGCCTGTTCGTCGAAATCGTCACTGAAAGAATAGATGGTGGGATATGAGCTGTAGCGCGGGCCATGGGTGTCGTAGCGCCGCAGGAGCGCTGCGTCCCAGGTGAAAGGATCGGCCATCGCTTGATGCACGCAGCGTGCGGGGACGGACATGATGGCACTCCGAAAGGCTAACATTTGACTCATGCTAGCGGTACGCTGCCCAAGGCGGATTGAGCTGCGTCAAACGAAGTGTTGATGTTGTGGCAGCAGCGTGATGAGCTGCCACAGGGCAAAAGCGATGATCGCTAGGGCGGCCACGGTGCGGGTCGCCGGGTGACGGATCAGGTTGCCCAACTGGCGCGCGGCGAGGCCGGTGACCAGCAGGGCGGGCAGGGTGCCGAGCCCGAAGGCCGCCATCAGCGCCGCGCCGCGCCATGGATCGGCCGTGGCCAGACTCCAGGCCAGCATCGAGTAGACGAGACCGCAGGGCAGCCAGCCCCACACCGCACCGAGGCCGATGGCCTGGGGAATCCTGACCACCGGCATCAGGCGCTTGCCGATGGGTTCCAGATGGCGCCACAAGTGCCTGCCCAGGGCTTCCACCTTGAGCAGCCCCTTCCACCAGCTGGCGATATACAACGCCATCAGGATTAGCATGACCGCGGCGAACACCTGCAGGCCGACTCGCGCCGCCGGTGACAGCGCGACTACGGTGCCGAGTGAGGCCACCACCGCGCCGGCCAGCGTGTAGCTGGCGATACGTCCCAGGTTGTAGCCGAGCAGTAGTCCCGACAGGCGTGCCGGGCTGCGCATGCTGGGTGGCACGGCGAAGGTCAGTGCGCTCATGATGCCGCCGCACATGCCGATGCAGTGAGCGCCGCCGAGCAGGCCGAAGACGAAGGCGGCTAGCAGCGGCGGCAGGCCGAGTCCGGTGGGGTCCATCAGCGCTCCGCCGGGTCGTCGTTATCCTTGGCGGCCGATTCGCGTCGGCGGGCCCGGCGCCGCCGCTCGCGCTCTTCCGGCGTCAGGTCGTTCTCGTCCTCGTCGAAGAGGATGCGGTGGGCCGGTCCTTCGAGGTCCTCGAACTGATCGTTCTTCACTGCCCAGAAGAAGGCCCATACGGCCAGGCCGAGCAGGATCAGCGAGAGCGGGATAAGCAGGTAAAGAATGGTCATGCATTCACCATTTGGGCGTCGCGGCCTGGTGGCTGGCTGGGGCGCAGCCGGAAACGGTTGAGCCGCAGCGCATTGCCCACCACCACCAGCGAGCTGCCTGACATGCCCAGCGCCGCGACCCAGGGCGGCACGATGCCGATGGCGGCCAGCGGCAGCGCCGAGAAGTTGTAGCATACCGACCAGATCATGTTCTGGCGCATGATGCGCCGGGTGGCACGGGCGACCTCGATCGCCTCGACGATACGCATCAGACGCGGGCTCAGCAATACGGCGTCGGCGCTGGTACGGGCCAGATCGGTGGCGCCGTTCATGGCGATCGACACGTCGGCGCCGGCGAGCACCGGCACGTCGTTGATGCCGTCGCCGATCATGGCCACTTTCTCACCGGCCGCCTGGCACTGGCGGATACGTTCGAGCTTGCCCTCGGGGCTGACACCGGCGTGCCAGGTGTCGAGTCCCAACTGTTCGGCCATGCTGCGTACGGCATCGCTGGTATCGCCGGAGAGCAGTTCGACACGAATGCCCCGCGCCATCAGCTCGGCAATGGTCTGTGCAGCATCGTCGCGCAGCCTGTCGCGCAGGGCGAACCAGGCGCGCGGTTCGCCATTCTCGCTGAGCAGCAGCCATTGCCCGTCATCCGGTGTGGTGAGGTCGTGGTCGGCAGCGGCGAAATCGGCGCGCCCGAGGCGCCAGCGCTGGCCGTCGATCGTGCCCTCCACGCCCTGGCCGGTACGGCTGTTCCTGTCGCTCGCGTCCACCGTCGCCTCGCGCCAGGGGCGGAAGGCGCGGGCGATGGGGTGCTCGGAGTGAGCCTCCAGTGCCGCGCCGATCAATCTGGCACGCTCAGCCGAAAGTTCACCGAGGGGGCGGGTGTCGATCAGTTGCATCTCGCCGCAGGTCAGGGTGCCGGTCTTGTCGAAGATCACCCGGTCGACCTGGGAGAGTGACTCGATGGCATCGGCTCGGGTGATCAGTATCCCGCGCCGGCGCAACTGGCCGTGGCCCGCGGTGAGCGCAGTGGGGGTGGCCAGCGCCAGGGCGCAGGGGCAGGTCACCACCAGTACCGAGAGCATCACCCACAGCATGCGGCTGGGGTCGATGAACCACCAGGCGGTAGTCACGCAGGCGGTCACCACCAGCAGGCGCAGTACGAACAGATGCGACATGCGTGCGGCCATCTGGGCCAGGCGCGGTCGACTAGCGAAAGCCCGGTCGGTAAGATCGACGATGCTGGCCACCCGAGCCTCCTTGCCGGCGTGGGTGACGCGTACCACCAGCGGACTCTCGATGTTCTGACTGCCGCCGGTGACGCTGTCGCCGATGCGCCGGGTCACCGGCAGGTACTCACCGGTGAGCATCGACTCATCGAGGCTCGACTCTCCCTCTTCGATCACTCCGTCGGCGGGCACGCCGTGGCCGGGACGGATCAGCACCCGGTCGCCGGCGGCAAGCTCGCTGGCCGGCAGGATGCGCTCCTCGCCGTTCGCCTCGAGGCGCACGGCAGAGAGGGGCAGGGCGCCGGCCAGGGCATTGCCGGTATGTCCGCTGCGCCGCCGCGCGCGAGCTTCCACGTAGCGGCCGAAGAGCAGGAAGAAGGTGAACATGGCCACCGAGTCGAAGTAGACCTCGCCGGTGCCCGAGAGCACGGCATAACCGCTGGCCAGATAGGCCCCGCCGATGGCAATGGAAACCGGTACGTCCATGCCCAGCACCCGCGCACGCAGGTCGCGCACGGCATTGCGGAAGAAAGGCATCGCCGAAAAGAACACCACCGGTGTGGCAAGGGCGAACGACAGCCAGTGGAACAGGGCGTAGAAGTCCTCGCTGATTTCGCCGGGGCCAGCCACGTAGATGGGAATCGAGAACATCATCACTTGGGCCATGCCCACGGCGGCGACGATCAGCCGACGGATGTTCATGCGCTCCTCGAACTGCAGCCGCTGCTGGGCCGCGTCCGGCTCGTAGGGCTGGGCGCTGTAACCGATACCGGCCATTTCGGCGAGGATGCGCGACAGCTTGAGTCTTGCCGGATCCCATGCCACTCGCACGCGATGATGGCTCAGGTTGACGGCACTCGAGGTCACGCCTTCGAGGTCGTTGAGGCGATGCTCGATCAGCCAGGCGCAAGCGGCGCAGGTGATGCCATCCACGGCCAGGGTGGCGTGCACCGTTGCGTCATCGGTGTCGTCGTGAACGAACTGGCGCTGCAGGCCCGGATCGTCGAATACGGCCCAGGTCTCGGCCTTGACCGCCTGGCGTTCGTCGGGGCGCTCGGGCAGCTCGGTGCGAAAACGGTAATAACTGGCCAGGCCGCCGTCGACGATGGCATGAGCTACCGCCTCGCAGCCGGGGCAGCACAGCGGGTGCGTGCACTCATCCAGCGAGATCGACCAGGGCGCCCCGGCAGGCACCGGGTTGCCGCAGTGATAGCAGGTCGTGGCCGGATCGGCCTCGCCGACGGTCAGGGACATGTCTTGGTGTGTCAAGGGTCGTGACGGCACTCGTTAGCTGCGTTGCGAAACGCCAGGGGTCAGGCGGAAGCTTTCTTCGCTGGGTAGGCTGGCCTCGCCCACCAACCGCCATTCGGGCTGCTCTTCGCTGGGGTGGAGTTGCAGGTACCAGCGATAGCGCAGGTTGTCGGGGGCCTGACCGAGATAGCGACCGTCGCGCACGTGTTCCAGTACCAGGTCCTGGTCGCGGTCGTCCTGGGTCGGGAAGATCAGCCTCAGGTAGAGCCGCTCGGGGCGATCATCACCGTCGAGCTGGACGATGATGTCGCTGGTCAGCGGGTCGATGCGCAGGTCGGCGGCCAGGTTCAGCTCGTGAGCGCGCTGCTGCTTGGCCAGGACCATGTTGATGGCGCGGCCGTGCTCATAGTAATCCTCCTGCACCATGCCGTCGGCGGAGCGAATGGCCAGCACGGCGAAGGTCGAGCTGACACCGATCGACATGAACAGCAGGCCGAGCAGGAACCAGGGCCAGAATTGCTTGTACCAGGGGGTGGGGGCGGTCATTGTCATCTCCGGGTATCACCGATGAAACGGGTTTCGCGCTCGAGCCGGATGTCCGTGTCCTGGTGCGATTGCAGATGCAGCTGGATCGGATGACTGGGCAGGTCCAGCACCTCGGGGGCCGCAGTGATCTGCACGGCGAAACGGCGCGAACTGGAGGCCGGTACGCTCAGCGAGTCGGTATCCAGCGTGAGATCGGGCAGGCCGCTCACCTCGAGCCGGTAGTCGTGGTCGCGGTCGTCGAGGTTGCGCACGGTCAGGGTATAGACATTGCTGATACGACCTTCGCGGGTCATCTGGTAGAGCTGGCCGCGCTCGCGTTCCACTTCGAAACCGAGCGGCATGCGCTCCCCCAGTGTCCAGACGAACAGACCGACCATCACCGTCAGCGCCGCGAAGTAGCCGAGCAGGCGTGGACGCAGCACATGAGACCGCTTCCCTTCCAGGGCGTTCTCGGTAGTGTAGCGAATCAGACCACGCGGGTAGTTCATGCGGTCCATCACGCTGTCGCAGGCATCGATACAGGCCGCGCAGGTGATGCATTCGTACTGCAACCCCTTGCGGATGTCGATGCCGGTGGGGCAGACCTGCACGCACAGCTCGCAGTCGATGCAATCGCCCAGTCCTGCGGCACGCACCTGTGCATGTTCGAGCGCTTTCTTGCGTGCGCCGCGCGGCTCGCCGCGGGCCGCGTCGTAGGAGACGATCAGCGTATCGGCATCGAACATCACTGACTGGAAGCGGGCATAGGGACACATGTAGATGCATACCTGCTCACGCAGCCAACCGGCATTGAGGTAGGTGAAGACGAGGAAGAAACCGACCCAGAAGTAGGACCAGCCGTGAGCCTCTAGGGTGGGCAGATCGACGATCAGTTCGCGGATCGGCGTGAAATAGCCGACGAAAGTCACGCCTGTGGCCAGGGCGATGGCGAGCCAGACGGCATGCTTGGCGGTCTTGCGCCAGGCCTTGTCGAGGCTCATCGGCTCGCGGTCGAGCCTGATGCGACGATTGCGTGAGCCTTCCAGGCGGTGTTCCACCCAGATGTAGAGGAAAGTCCACACACTCTGTGGGCAGGTGTAGCCGCACCATACGCGGCCGGCGAATACGGTAATGAAGAACAGGCCGAAGGCACAGATGATCAGCAGCCAGGAGAGCAGCATGAACTCCTGGGGATAGAAGGTCGCGGCGAAGATATGGAATTCGCGCCCCGGCAGGTCGAACCAGATCAGCGGCCGGTCGCCCCAGTTGAGCCAGGGTAGGCCGAAGAAGGCCAGCATCAGTAGCCAGTTGGCACCCCTTCGTAGACGCTGGAACAGCCCCTTGATCTCGCGCACATAGATGTGGCGGCGCTTGGCGTACATCTCCTGCTGAACCGTGGCAGGTGGCGTGTGGTGTCCCACCGCCTGCGGTGTCACGTCTCGAGTGGGGATCTTATCGCTCATGTCGGACTCGCGGCGGGAAATGACGACCCGCGAAAGGGAGGCAAGGATATGGCGTCATTGTACCGAGTGCCCGCTGCCGGGCGACGGAGTGCGACGGTGCGTCGCACTCCGTGCGGACGGGGCTAGTCCTGCAGGCGCAGGCTGTAGATGTAGGCCGCGACAAGGTGGACGCGCTCGGCGCCGATGTAGGCCTCCTGCGCCGGCATATGGCCATTGCGGCCGTTGCGCAGGGTCTGGCGCACCGAGTCGGCGACACTCTGGCCGGGCGCCTGGTAGAGCCAGGTGTCGTTGGTCAGGTTGGGCGCGCCGAGGGCCTGGTTGCCGGTTCCTTCCTGGCCATGACAGGCGGCACAGACCGAGGCGAAGACCGCCGCACCCTGCTCGGCGCGCTCGGCATCGTGCTCGAGCCCCGACAGCGAGAGCACGTGCTGGGTCACGTTCTCGATGTTGTTCTGGCCGAGCTGCTGCCATGAGGGCATCAGGCCGTTACGTCCGCGCACCAGGGTGGTCACGATCTGCTCCGGCTCACCGCCGTAGAGCCAATCGTCGTCGGTCAGGTCGGGGAAACCATAGCCGCCGCGAGCGTTGGCTCCGTGGCACACCGCGCAGTTGTTGAGGAAGATCCGCTCACCGACCTGCATGGCTTCGGCGTCCTGGGCCAGTTCGGGGATGGGGATCTCCTGGTACTGGGCGAAGATCGGGGTGAAGCGTTCCTCGGCGCGGGCGACCTCCTGCTCCCACTGACCTTCCTGGGTCCAGCCGAGCAGGCCGGTGAAGTTGCCAAGTCCCGGATAGAGCAACAGGTAGCCGAGCGAGAACACCACGGTGCCGACATAGAGCTGGAACCACCAGCGCGGCAGCGGGTTGTCGTACTCCTCGATCTCGTCGGCGGCATGCCCGGTGGTTTCCACGTTGCCGTCGGCATCCGGCACCTTGTCGGTCTTGCGGTTGGCGTAGAGGATCCAGAAGGCGAAGGCGATGGAACCCAGCGTTATCACAATGATCCAGGTACTCCAGAACCCGGAAAGGGAGTCATCCCAGAAATTGCTCATGTGTTTTTGTCTCCCCTGTCTTGGCGGGAATCGGCTTCGCTTTCTTGCTCGCTGGACGAGCGCTGCTGCGAGGCGCTGCTGTCACGATTGGGTTGCTCATCGTCTTCGGCGAAGGGCAGGTTGGCCGCTTCGTCGAAGTCCGGCTTGCGACGCCGGGAGTAGGCCCACCAGGTGATCCCCAGGAAGGCCACGATCAGCAAGAAGGTAATGATGCCGCGAAAGGTCCCGGTATCCATGATCAACGCGTGCCCTCGAGCACGGTGCCCAGTTGCTGCAGATAGGCCACTAGCGCCGTGATTTCCTGCTGGCCGCGCACTTCGCGAGTGGCGTTGGCAATGTCCTCGTCGGTGTAGGGCACACCGAGGGTGCGCAGCACCTCCATCTTGCGCGGCGTATCGCGGCCATCCAGGGTGCGCTCGAACAGCCACGGATAGGCCGGCATGATCGACTCCGGCACCACATCGCGCGGGTTGTACATGTGGGCACGGTGCCAGTCATCGCTGTAGCGGCCGCCGACACGGGCCAGGTCCGGACCGGTACGCTTGGAGCCCCACAGGAAGTTGTGCTCGTAGATGGATTCACCAGCCACGCTGTAGTGACCGTAGCGCTCGGTCTCGGCGCGGAACGGGCGAATCATCTGCGAGTGACAGCCCACGCAGCCCTCACGGCGATAGATGTCGCGTCCTTCCAGCTCCAGGGCGGAGAGTGGGCGCAGGCCGTCCACCGGCTCCGTGGTCTGCTTCTGGAAGAACAGCGGCACGATCTCGGCCAGGCCGCCGAAGCTGATCACCACCAGGATCAGCACGGCGAGCAGGCCAACGTTCTTTTCGACGATCTCGTGTTTCATTGGTGTCGGTTTCCCCGGTTGCTCAGGCGGTCTGCGGCATCGGCTGCTGGCTGACGGCTTCGCTGCGCTTGATGGTCATGAAGACGTTGTAGGCCATGATCAGCATGCCAACGATCCAGAACAGGCCGCCGATCAGGCGCACGATGTATCCGGGACCGCTCGCTTCGACCGATTCGATGAAGGTGTACATCAGGGTGCCGTCGGGGTTGATGGCGCGCCACATCAGGCCCTGCAGGATACCGTTGACCCACATGGCGGCGATGTAGAGCACGGTGCCGATGGTGGCCAGCCAGAAGTGCACGGCGATCAGGCCAACCGAATACATCTCGGTGCGGCCAAACAGGCGCGGAATCAGGTGATACATGGAGCCGATGGTGATCATCGCCACCCAGCCCAAGGCGCCTGCGTGGACGTGGCCGATGGTCCAGTCGGTATAGTGGGACAGCGCGTTGACCGTCTTCACCGCCATCATCGGACCTTCGAACGTCGACATGCCGTAGAACGACAGGGCCACGACCAGGAAGCGCAGGGTCGGATCGGTGCGCAGCTTATGCCAGGCGCCGGAGAGGGTCATCATGCCGTTGATCATGCCGCCCCAGGAGGGAGCCAGCAGGATGATCGACATCACCATGCCCAGCGACTGGGCCCAGTTGGGCAGAGCGGTGTAGTGCAGGTGGTGCGGGCCGGCCCACATGTAGATCATGATCAGAGCCCAGAAGTGCACGATCGACAGGCGGTAGGAGTAGATCGGACGCTCGGCCTGCTTGGGCACGAAGTAGTACATCATGCCGAGGAAGCCGGCGGTCAGGAAGAAGCCCACGGCGTTGTGCCCGTACCACCACTGCACCATGGCATCGATGGTGCCGGCGTAGATCGAGGTGGAATACATCAGGCTGACCGGGATCGCCGCGTTGTTGACGATATGCAGCACCGCCACGGTAAGGATGAAGGCGGCAAAGAACCAGTTGGCCACATAGATGTGCGAGGTCTTGCGCTGCTTGACGGTCATCAAGAAGACAATGGCATAGCTGACCCACACCACGGCGATCAGGATGTTGATCGGCCACTCGAGCTCGGCATACTCCTTGGTGGTGGTATAGCCCAGCGGGAGCGTCACGACCGCCGACAGGATCACCGCTTGCCAGCCCCAGAAGGTGAAGGCCGCCAGCTTGTCGCAGAACAGCCGCGTCTGGCAGGTACGCTGTACCACGTAATACGAGGTCGCCATCAGCGCGGAGCCGCCGAAGGCGAAGATGACGGCATTGGTGTGCAACGGGCGCAGGCGACCGAAGCTGGTCCAAGGCAGATCGAGGTTGAGTTGCGGCCATACCAGTTGTGCGGCAAGGATGACACCGAGGAGCATGCCCACGATGCCCCACACCACTGTCATGATCGCGAACTGCCGAACTACCTTGTAGTTGTAGGTCGGGTGCTCTAGTGCTGTGCTCATGTCAGGTTCCCATCGAACGCGTATCGAGAACTCGCGGTGGCGAAGGCCACGACGGCGCTCCCGGTTGGGTGATGCAGGTCAGAAAGCAGGGCGGATTCTAGCGCAGCCGCCTGACAGACTGAAACAAGGATACCGGTGAAACTCGTATAGGAATTTGACGTGTGTCGAACTTTTCACGATTAGTGCCGGTCGCCGTGGAGCCTCGCCAACTTCGCGAACGAAGGCTCGACCGGCAGCCTGGCAACTGGTTCGTCGAGGGGCTCGGTCCGCTCGAAATCAGAGGCGAAGGAGGCGTCGGACGCCTGCTGATTGCCCATGGCGCGGGGGCTGGGCAGCAGTCTCCCTATATGAGCGACTTGCGGGACGCGCTCGCCCGCCAGGGCGTCCAGACCCTGGCCATCGAGTTCTCCTACATGCAGCGCATGCAGCAGGAGGAGAAGCGGATTCCACCACCCAGGATCGACCGTCTCGTAGAAGAATTGTCCCATTGGTGCGACATTCTGACACAGCCGCAAGGAGGTACTCCGTGGCTGGGTGGAAAGTCGATGGGCGGACGTGTGGCCAGCTTGTTGGCGGCGCGCGATGGAGCCGCGGGGCTGATACTGTGCGGCTACCCTTTTCACCCTCCGG
It encodes:
- a CDS encoding sulfite exporter TauE/SafE family protein, which translates into the protein MDPTGLGLPPLLAAFVFGLLGGAHCIGMCGGIMSALTFAVPPSMRSPARLSGLLLGYNLGRIASYTLAGAVVASLGTVVALSPAARVGLQVFAAVMLILMALYIASWWKGLLKVEALGRHLWRHLEPIGKRLMPVVRIPQAIGLGAVWGWLPCGLVYSMLAWSLATADPWRGAALMAAFGLGTLPALLVTGLAARQLGNLIRHPATRTVAALAIIAFALWQLITLLPQHQHFV
- the ccoS gene encoding cbb3-type cytochrome oxidase assembly protein CcoS; this translates as MTILYLLIPLSLILLGLAVWAFFWAVKNDQFEDLEGPAHRILFDEDENDLTPEERERRRRARRRESAAKDNDDPAER
- a CDS encoding heavy metal translocating P-type ATPase — protein: MSLTVGEADPATTCYHCGNPVPAGAPWSISLDECTHPLCCPGCEAVAHAIVDGGLASYYRFRTELPERPDERQAVKAETWAVFDDPGLQRQFVHDDTDDATVHATLAVDGITCAACAWLIEHRLNDLEGVTSSAVNLSHHRVRVAWDPARLKLSRILAEMAGIGYSAQPYEPDAAQQRLQFEERMNIRRLIVAAVGMAQVMMFSIPIYVAGPGEISEDFYALFHWLSFALATPVVFFSAMPFFRNAVRDLRARVLGMDVPVSIAIGGAYLASGYAVLSGTGEVYFDSVAMFTFFLLFGRYVEARARRRSGHTGNALAGALPLSAVRLEANGEERILPASELAAGDRVLIRPGHGVPADGVIEEGESSLDESMLTGEYLPVTRRIGDSVTGGSQNIESPLVVRVTHAGKEARVASIVDLTDRAFASRPRLAQMAARMSHLFVLRLLVVTACVTTAWWFIDPSRMLWVMLSVLVVTCPCALALATPTALTAGHGQLRRRGILITRADAIESLSQVDRVIFDKTGTLTCGEMQLIDTRPLGELSAERARLIGAALEAHSEHPIARAFRPWREATVDASDRNSRTGQGVEGTIDGQRWRLGRADFAAADHDLTTPDDGQWLLLSENGEPRAWFALRDRLRDDAAQTIAELMARGIRVELLSGDTSDAVRSMAEQLGLDTWHAGVSPEGKLERIRQCQAAGEKVAMIGDGINDVPVLAGADVSIAMNGATDLARTSADAVLLSPRLMRIVEAIEVARATRRIMRQNMIWSVCYNFSALPLAAIGIVPPWVAALGMSGSSLVVVGNALRLNRFRLRPSQPPGRDAQMVNA
- a CDS encoding FixH family protein — encoded protein: MTMTAPTPWYKQFWPWFLLGLLFMSIGVSSTFAVLAIRSADGMVQEDYYEHGRAINMVLAKQQRAHELNLAADLRIDPLTSDIIVQLDGDDRPERLYLRLIFPTQDDRDQDLVLEHVRDGRYLGQAPDNLRYRWYLQLHPSEEQPEWRLVGEASLPSEESFRLTPGVSQRS
- the ccoG gene encoding cytochrome c oxidase accessory protein CcoG, which encodes MSDKIPTRDVTPQAVGHHTPPATVQQEMYAKRRHIYVREIKGLFQRLRRGANWLLMLAFFGLPWLNWGDRPLIWFDLPGREFHIFAATFYPQEFMLLSWLLIICAFGLFFITVFAGRVWCGYTCPQSVWTFLYIWVEHRLEGSRNRRIRLDREPMSLDKAWRKTAKHAVWLAIALATGVTFVGYFTPIRELIVDLPTLEAHGWSYFWVGFFLVFTYLNAGWLREQVCIYMCPYARFQSVMFDADTLIVSYDAARGEPRGARKKALEHAQVRAAGLGDCIDCELCVQVCPTGIDIRKGLQYECITCAACIDACDSVMDRMNYPRGLIRYTTENALEGKRSHVLRPRLLGYFAALTVMVGLFVWTLGERMPLGFEVERERGQLYQMTREGRISNVYTLTVRNLDDRDHDYRLEVSGLPDLTLDTDSLSVPASSSRRFAVQITAAPEVLDLPSHPIQLHLQSHQDTDIRLERETRFIGDTRR
- the ccoP gene encoding cytochrome-c oxidase, cbb3-type subunit III; its protein translation is MSNFWDDSLSGFWSTWIIVITLGSIAFAFWILYANRKTDKVPDADGNVETTGHAADEIEEYDNPLPRWWFQLYVGTVVFSLGYLLLYPGLGNFTGLLGWTQEGQWEQEVARAEERFTPIFAQYQEIPIPELAQDAEAMQVGERIFLNNCAVCHGANARGGYGFPDLTDDDWLYGGEPEQIVTTLVRGRNGLMPSWQQLGQNNIENVTQHVLSLSGLEHDAERAEQGAAVFASVCAACHGQEGTGNQALGAPNLTNDTWLYQAPGQSVADSVRQTLRNGRNGHMPAQEAYIGAERVHLVAAYIYSLRLQD
- a CDS encoding cbb3-type cytochrome oxidase subunit 3 yields the protein MDTGTFRGIITFLLIVAFLGITWWAYSRRRKPDFDEAANLPFAEDDEQPNRDSSASQQRSSSEQESEADSRQDRGDKNT
- the ccoO gene encoding cytochrome-c oxidase, cbb3-type subunit II — protein: MKHEIVEKNVGLLAVLILVVISFGGLAEIVPLFFQKQTTEPVDGLRPLSALELEGRDIYRREGCVGCHSQMIRPFRAETERYGHYSVAGESIYEHNFLWGSKRTGPDLARVGGRYSDDWHRAHMYNPRDVVPESIMPAYPWLFERTLDGRDTPRKMEVLRTLGVPYTDEDIANATREVRGQQEITALVAYLQQLGTVLEGTR
- the ccoN gene encoding cytochrome-c oxidase, cbb3-type subunit I; its protein translation is MSTALEHPTYNYKVVRQFAIMTVVWGIVGMLLGVILAAQLVWPQLNLDLPWTSFGRLRPLHTNAVIFAFGGSALMATSYYVVQRTCQTRLFCDKLAAFTFWGWQAVILSAVVTLPLGYTTTKEYAELEWPINILIAVVWVSYAIVFLMTVKQRKTSHIYVANWFFAAFILTVAVLHIVNNAAIPVSLMYSTSIYAGTIDAMVQWWYGHNAVGFFLTAGFLGMMYYFVPKQAERPIYSYRLSIVHFWALIMIYMWAGPHHLHYTALPNWAQSLGMVMSIILLAPSWGGMINGMMTLSGAWHKLRTDPTLRFLVVALSFYGMSTFEGPMMAVKTVNALSHYTDWTIGHVHAGALGWVAMITIGSMYHLIPRLFGRTEMYSVGLIAVHFWLATIGTVLYIAAMWVNGILQGLMWRAINPDGTLMYTFIESVEASGPGYIVRLIGGLFWIVGMLIMAYNVFMTIKRSEAVSQQPMPQTA
- a CDS encoding alpha/beta fold hydrolase; its protein translation is MEPRQLRERRLDRQPGNWFVEGLGPLEIRGEGGVGRLLIAHGAGAGQQSPYMSDLRDALARQGVQTLAIEFSYMQRMQQEEKRIPPPRIDRLVEELSHWCDILTQPQGGTPWLGGKSMGGRVASLLAARDGAAGLILCGYPFHPPAKPEKLRLAHWPGIDCPTLVVQGSRDPFGTREEVENYSLGERACIHWLEDGDHDWKPRRRSGRTQADLIEEGAAAIATFIREQARVD